The following are from one region of the Streptomyces tuirus genome:
- a CDS encoding ComEA family DNA-binding protein: MALRSRSRTATATSGPGRHPASDGRVRHHRRPPVARGRARQRHASAEELRRRAGVLFGEHTGPVGDAGHAGDAGDAGDAGKAGEAGDAGHAGPGGPPGRAEPVEPPGERRESGQGPPGSVGLDETPRGFGARPALAQSMGGLPDLEAEPRGGLRGEDVRARGGAWRERAGSALRERMPLWLQARCGLERRSVVALTVVLVVAAAFAVQHFWAGRTQSVRPPEVVRAAVPFGAEQEGGQAGGKGGPGAAGAAASTASGASAGSAKAGAPEIVVDVGGKVRDPGIHRLPAGSRVADALHAAGGVKPGTDTDGLNRARFLVDGEQVIVGGPAPAPAAGAGGGAAPGGPAGGAAAPAAPVSLNTATADQLDTLPGVGPVLAQHIIDYRTQHGGFRSVDELREVNGIGDRRFADLRDLVRP; encoded by the coding sequence ATGGCACTTCGATCACGTTCACGCACAGCGACCGCGACCAGTGGGCCGGGCCGTCATCCGGCGTCCGACGGGCGCGTCCGTCATCACCGCCGCCCGCCTGTCGCGCGCGGGCGGGCCCGGCAGCGTCACGCCTCTGCGGAGGAACTGCGGCGGCGCGCGGGGGTGTTGTTCGGCGAGCACACGGGGCCCGTAGGGGACGCAGGGCACGCAGGCGACGCAGGCGACGCAGGCGACGCAGGCAAAGCAGGTGAAGCAGGCGACGCAGGGCACGCAGGGCCGGGCGGGCCTCCTGGGCGGGCCGAACCGGTCGAACCGCCCGGGGAGCGGCGGGAGTCGGGGCAGGGGCCGCCGGGGTCAGTCGGCTTGGACGAGACACCGCGGGGGTTCGGTGCCCGTCCGGCGCTCGCGCAGTCCATGGGTGGTCTCCCTGACCTGGAGGCGGAACCGAGAGGCGGTCTCCGGGGCGAGGACGTCCGCGCGCGTGGGGGAGCCTGGCGGGAGCGCGCGGGGTCGGCGCTGCGGGAGCGCATGCCGCTGTGGTTGCAGGCCAGGTGCGGTCTGGAGCGTCGGAGCGTGGTGGCACTGACGGTGGTGCTCGTCGTCGCCGCGGCCTTCGCCGTGCAGCACTTCTGGGCCGGCCGGACCCAGTCCGTGCGGCCGCCGGAGGTGGTGCGGGCGGCGGTGCCGTTCGGGGCGGAGCAGGAGGGCGGGCAGGCCGGAGGGAAGGGCGGCCCGGGCGCCGCGGGGGCGGCTGCCAGCACCGCCTCGGGGGCTTCCGCCGGGTCCGCGAAGGCGGGCGCGCCCGAGATCGTCGTGGATGTGGGTGGCAAGGTGCGTGACCCGGGGATCCACCGGCTGCCGGCCGGCTCACGGGTCGCGGACGCGCTGCACGCGGCGGGCGGGGTCAAGCCCGGCACGGACACCGACGGGCTCAACCGCGCCCGGTTCCTCGTCGACGGCGAGCAGGTGATCGTCGGAGGGCCGGCTCCCGCCCCGGCTGCCGGGGCGGGTGGTGGTGCGGCTCCCGGCGGCCCGGCCGGTGGGGCGGCTGCGCCGGCCGCCCCCGTCTCCCTCAACACGGCCACCGCGGACCAGCTCGACACCCTGCCGGGCGTCGGCCCGGTGCTGGCGCAGCACATCATCGACTACCGCACGCAGCACGGCGGTTTCCGTTCCGTGGACGAGCTGCGTGAGGTGAACGGCATCGGCGACCGCCGCTTCGCCGACCTGCGCGACCTCGTACGGCCATGA
- a CDS encoding ferric reductase-like transmembrane domain-containing protein, with translation MNPYDSTADDSFAEFLNFGAGVLSLVCLTCSVIWGLVAQDRILLDTRRRILAQAVHRTTAVASIVFLLVHIGVKLALDHTSWIAAVIPFGLAFTDEELVGGRSFLIGLGTLAGMLMIFVGITGVLRNRFASPAPVAARWRAMHMLAYPAWCAALVHGLYAGRSAKPIFVILYCLSLAGVAGALALRAAPRQVKRRFANKLASIIGPGDGPGRRDLEESRARAAGGFALGDQGGRGASARDAASPSGPLYEKAERAAAKEPANGFAAAYRAVSGPPQGGQAFAPGPTTSMQLPLDMQPTETIPTVDGSSSTSGSWPIPSPPPVGEAPPSAYDPLQDTGFNIPPYDPLQDTGQSIPGYGNPGAAGYGSSDVYDTRETNAVYDTYYPNDTYNSGPANEPNPGASYDFDTPGSGEPWNTPSGGFK, from the coding sequence GTGAACCCCTACGACTCCACGGCAGACGACTCGTTCGCCGAGTTCCTCAACTTCGGTGCGGGCGTGTTGTCCCTCGTGTGTCTGACCTGCTCCGTGATCTGGGGCCTGGTCGCCCAGGACCGGATCCTCCTCGACACGCGCCGCCGCATCCTGGCGCAGGCCGTGCACCGGACCACGGCCGTCGCCTCGATCGTCTTCCTGCTGGTGCACATCGGCGTGAAGCTGGCGCTGGACCACACCTCGTGGATCGCCGCGGTGATCCCCTTCGGGCTGGCGTTCACCGACGAGGAACTGGTCGGGGGCAGGTCGTTCCTGATCGGGCTGGGCACCCTGGCGGGGATGCTCATGATCTTCGTGGGCATCACCGGCGTGCTGCGCAACCGCTTCGCGTCCCCCGCGCCCGTCGCGGCGCGCTGGCGGGCCATGCACATGCTGGCCTACCCGGCCTGGTGCGCCGCCCTGGTCCACGGGCTCTACGCGGGTCGCTCCGCCAAGCCGATCTTCGTGATCCTGTACTGCCTGTCCCTGGCCGGCGTGGCCGGAGCGCTCGCCCTGCGCGCGGCTCCGCGCCAGGTCAAGCGCCGGTTCGCCAACAAGCTCGCCTCGATCATCGGGCCCGGCGACGGCCCGGGCCGCAGGGACCTGGAGGAGAGCCGGGCCCGGGCGGCGGGCGGGTTCGCGCTCGGCGACCAGGGGGGCCGGGGAGCGTCCGCGCGCGACGCGGCGTCCCCCTCGGGGCCGCTGTACGAGAAGGCGGAGCGCGCCGCGGCCAAGGAACCGGCGAACGGCTTCGCCGCCGCCTACCGCGCCGTCTCGGGCCCTCCCCAGGGCGGGCAGGCCTTCGCGCCCGGGCCGACGACCAGCATGCAACTGCCGCTGGACATGCAGCCCACCGAGACCATCCCGACCGTGGACGGCTCCTCCAGCACCTCGGGCAGCTGGCCGATCCCGTCCCCGCCACCGGTCGGCGAGGCCCCGCCGTCGGCCTACGACCCGCTCCAGGACACGGGCTTCAACATCCCGCCCTACGACCCCCTCCAGGACACCGGACAAAGCATCCCGGGCTATGGCAATCCAGGCGCCGCCGGCTACGGATCGAGTGACGTGTACGACACGCGTGAGACGAACGCCGTCTACGACACGTACTACCCGAACGACACGTACAACAGCGGTCCCGCCAATGAACCAAACCCCGGTGCGTCCTATGACTTCGACACACCGGGATCGGGCGAACCTTGGAACACGCCTTCCGGAGGCTTTAAGTGA
- a CDS encoding DegV family protein yields MSRHVAIVTDSTAYLPTRTMERHGITAVPLTVVLGDRALEEGTEISTRALAQALQKRRPVTTSRPGPAVFEETYRKVAESGATGIVSLHLSAELSGTYDAAVVAARQAPVPVRVVDTGMIAMALGFCALAAAEAAESGGTVDEAVAAAEKRAAGTSAYFYVDTLDYLRRGGRIGATQALLGSALAVKPLLQLADGRIEPLEKVRTASKAIARLEEIAADRAGSAQVDVAVHHLAAPDRASALADRLRTRLSGLADLHVSEVGAVIGAHTGPGLLGVVVSPR; encoded by the coding sequence ATGTCCCGCCATGTCGCGATCGTCACCGATTCAACGGCCTACCTGCCGACCCGGACGATGGAGCGTCACGGCATCACCGCGGTGCCTCTGACCGTGGTCCTCGGCGACCGGGCGCTGGAGGAGGGCACCGAGATCTCGACCCGGGCCCTGGCCCAGGCTTTGCAGAAGCGGCGCCCCGTGACGACCTCGCGGCCCGGCCCCGCGGTCTTCGAGGAGACCTACCGCAAGGTCGCCGAGTCCGGCGCCACCGGCATCGTCTCCCTCCACCTCTCCGCCGAGCTCTCCGGGACCTACGACGCCGCCGTCGTGGCCGCACGGCAGGCGCCGGTGCCGGTGCGGGTGGTGGACACGGGCATGATCGCGATGGCGCTCGGGTTCTGCGCGCTCGCCGCGGCGGAGGCCGCGGAGTCGGGCGGCACGGTCGACGAGGCGGTCGCGGCCGCCGAGAAGAGGGCCGCCGGCACCTCCGCCTACTTCTACGTCGACACCCTCGACTACCTGCGGCGCGGCGGGCGTATCGGCGCCACCCAGGCCCTGCTGGGCTCGGCGCTGGCCGTGAAGCCGCTGCTGCAACTGGCCGACGGCCGCATCGAGCCGCTGGAGAAGGTACGGACCGCGTCCAAGGCGATCGCCCGCCTCGAGGAGATCGCGGCCGACCGCGCGGGCAGCGCCCAGGTGGATGTCGCCGTCCACCATCTCGCCGCCCCGGACCGGGCGTCGGCCCTCGCCGACCGGCTGCGGACCCGGTTGTCCGGGCTGGCCGATCTGCATGTGAGCGAGGTCGGGGCGGTGATCGGGGCGCATACGGGACCCGGGCTGCTGGGGGTCGTGGTTTCGCCCCGGTGA
- the leuS gene encoding leucine--tRNA ligase: protein MSETNPAVTSEVAAPHRYTAAMAAEIEARWQDFWDADGTYAAPNPKGDLAGDPEIVARPKKFIMDMFPYPSGAGLHVGHPLGYIATDVFARFQRMTGHNVLHTLGFDAFGLPAEQYAVQTGTHPRVSTEANMENMKSQLRRLGLGHDKRRSFATIDPDYYKWTQWIFLQIFNSWYDQDAGRARPIAELVAEFESGERPVPGHTRAWSELSAAEKADVLGEFRLAYASDAPVNWCPGLGTVLANEEVTAEGRSERGNFPVFKAKLRQWNMRITAYADRLLDDLAELDWPEAIKLQQRNWIGRSEGARVDFPIDGERITVFTTRPDTLFGATYMVLAPEHPLVEKFTPAAWPEGTHEVWTGGHATPGEAVAAYRAQAASKSDVERQAEAKDKTGVFIGAYATNPVNGEQVPVFIADYVLMGYGTGAIMAVPAGDQRDFEFARAFELPIHCIVEPTDGRGTDTSTWENAFSSHDAKIINSSNDQVSLDGLDVAEAKARITEWLERSGVGEGTVNFRLRDWLFSRQRYWGEPFPIVYDEDGIAHALPESMLPLELPEVDDYSPRTFDPDDADTQPETPLSRNEDWVNVTLDLGDGRGPRKYRRETNTMPNWAGSCWYELRYLDPHNSEKLVDPEIEQYWMGPREGMPHGGVDLYVGGAEHAVLHLLYARFWSKVLYDLGHISSAEPFHKLFNQGMIQAYVYRDSRGIAVPAAEVEERDGAYYYQGEKVSRLLGKMGKSLKNAVTPDEICAEYGADTLRLYEMAMGPLDVSRPWDTRAVVGQFRLLQRLWRNIVDEATGEPTVVDAETDEETLRALHKAIDGVRGDLEGMRFNTAIAKVTELNNHLTKTGGAVTRPVAEALVLMVAPLAPHIAEELWRRLGHTDSVVHQDFPVADPAYVVDETVTCVVQIKGKVKARLEVSPSISDEELEKVALADEKVVAALGGAGIRKVIVRAPKLVNIVPA from the coding sequence ATGAGCGAGACGAACCCCGCCGTCACCTCCGAGGTGGCGGCGCCGCACCGCTACACGGCCGCCATGGCTGCCGAGATCGAGGCACGCTGGCAGGACTTCTGGGACGCCGACGGCACCTACGCCGCGCCCAACCCCAAGGGCGACCTGGCCGGTGACCCGGAGATCGTCGCCCGCCCCAAGAAGTTCATCATGGACATGTTCCCGTACCCCTCCGGTGCGGGCCTGCACGTCGGCCACCCCCTGGGCTACATCGCCACGGACGTCTTCGCCCGCTTCCAGCGGATGACCGGCCACAACGTCCTGCACACCCTGGGCTTCGACGCCTTCGGCCTGCCCGCCGAGCAGTACGCGGTGCAGACCGGCACGCACCCGCGCGTGTCCACCGAAGCCAACATGGAGAACATGAAGTCCCAGCTGCGCCGGCTGGGCCTGGGCCACGACAAGCGCCGGTCGTTCGCCACGATCGACCCGGACTACTACAAGTGGACCCAGTGGATCTTCCTGCAGATCTTCAACTCCTGGTACGACCAGGACGCCGGCCGGGCCCGCCCGATCGCCGAGCTGGTCGCCGAGTTCGAGTCCGGTGAGCGTCCCGTACCGGGCCACACGCGCGCGTGGAGCGAGCTGAGCGCCGCGGAGAAGGCCGACGTCCTGGGCGAATTCCGGCTGGCCTACGCCTCCGACGCGCCCGTCAACTGGTGCCCCGGGCTGGGCACCGTGCTGGCCAACGAGGAGGTCACCGCCGAGGGCCGCTCCGAGCGCGGCAACTTCCCCGTCTTCAAGGCCAAGCTGCGCCAGTGGAACATGCGCATCACCGCCTACGCCGACCGCCTGCTGGACGACCTGGCCGAGCTGGACTGGCCCGAGGCCATCAAGCTGCAGCAGCGCAACTGGATCGGCCGTTCCGAGGGCGCCCGCGTCGACTTCCCCATCGACGGCGAGCGCATCACGGTCTTCACCACCCGCCCCGACACCCTGTTCGGCGCCACCTACATGGTGCTGGCGCCCGAGCACCCGCTGGTCGAGAAGTTCACCCCGGCCGCCTGGCCGGAGGGCACCCACGAGGTGTGGACCGGCGGCCACGCGACCCCCGGTGAGGCCGTCGCCGCCTACCGCGCCCAGGCCGCCTCGAAGTCCGACGTGGAGCGCCAGGCCGAGGCCAAGGACAAGACCGGCGTCTTCATCGGCGCGTACGCCACCAACCCGGTGAACGGCGAGCAGGTCCCGGTCTTCATCGCCGACTACGTCCTGATGGGCTACGGCACCGGCGCGATCATGGCCGTCCCGGCCGGCGACCAGCGCGACTTCGAGTTCGCGCGCGCCTTCGAGCTGCCGATCCACTGCATCGTCGAGCCGACCGACGGCCGCGGCACGGACACCTCCACCTGGGAGAACGCCTTCTCGTCGCACGACGCGAAGATCATCAACTCCTCGAACGACCAGGTGAGCCTCGACGGCCTGGACGTCGCCGAGGCCAAGGCCCGCATCACCGAGTGGCTGGAGCGGTCCGGCGTCGGCGAGGGCACCGTCAACTTCCGGCTGCGCGACTGGCTGTTCAGCCGCCAGCGCTACTGGGGCGAGCCCTTCCCGATCGTCTACGACGAGGACGGCATCGCCCACGCCCTGCCCGAGTCGATGCTGCCCCTGGAGCTGCCCGAGGTCGACGACTACTCGCCGCGCACTTTCGACCCGGACGACGCCGACACCCAGCCCGAGACGCCGCTGTCGCGCAACGAGGACTGGGTCAACGTCACGCTGGACCTGGGCGACGGCCGCGGTCCCCGCAAGTACCGCCGCGAGACCAACACCATGCCCAACTGGGCCGGTTCCTGCTGGTACGAGCTGCGCTACCTGGACCCGCACAACTCCGAGAAGCTGGTCGACCCGGAGATCGAGCAGTACTGGATGGGCCCGCGCGAAGGTATGCCGCACGGCGGTGTCGACCTGTACGTCGGCGGGGCCGAGCATGCCGTGCTGCACCTGCTGTACGCGCGCTTCTGGTCCAAGGTCCTGTACGACCTGGGGCACATCTCCTCCGCGGAGCCGTTCCACAAGCTGTTCAACCAGGGCATGATCCAGGCCTACGTCTACCGCGACAGCCGTGGCATCGCGGTGCCGGCCGCCGAGGTGGAGGAGCGCGACGGCGCGTACTACTACCAGGGCGAGAAGGTCTCCCGGCTGCTGGGCAAGATGGGCAAGTCCCTGAAGAACGCGGTCACTCCGGACGAGATCTGCGCCGAGTACGGGGCCGACACGCTGCGCCTGTACGAGATGGCCATGGGCCCGCTGGACGTCTCCCGGCCGTGGGACACGCGCGCGGTGGTGGGGCAGTTCCGGCTGCTGCAGCGGCTGTGGCGCAACATCGTCGACGAGGCGACCGGCGAGCCGACCGTCGTCGACGCCGAGACCGACGAGGAGACGCTGCGCGCCCTGCACAAGGCGATCGACGGGGTCCGCGGTGACCTGGAGGGCATGCGGTTCAACACCGCCATCGCCAAGGTCACCGAGCTGAACAACCACCTGACCAAGACGGGCGGGGCCGTGACCCGACCGGTCGCCGAGGCCCTGGTCCTGATGGTCGCGCCGCTGGCCCCGCACATCGCCGAGGAGCTGTGGCGCAGGCTGGGCCACACGGACTCGGTGGTGCACCAGGACTTCCCGGTGGCCGACCCGGCGTACGTCGTCGACGAGACCGTGACCTGCGTCGTGCAGATCAAGGGCAAGGTCAAGGCGCGGCTGGAGGTCTCGCCGTCGATCTCCGACGAGGAGCTGGAGAAGGTCGCGCTGGCCGACGAGAAGGTCGTCGCCGCGCTGGGCGGTGCCGGGATCCGGAAGGTGATCGTGCGCGCGCCGAAGCTGGTGAACATCGTTCCGGCGTAG
- a CDS encoding arylamine N-acetyltransferase family protein gives MNSAQVDAYLRRLGAEQPAWPTVDALRELHLRHLRTVPFENLSIHLGEEIVLEEKRLLDKVVGARRGGFCYELNGSFGALLAALGYDVTLLAGRVYGDGGRLGIPYDHLALRVRTVDRGDWLADVGFGAHSHLPLAFGDRGEQKDPGGTFRIVEAGPDAAGVRGGHGTVEAADLDVFRDGGAQYRLEVRPRALGDFVAGAWWHSTSPVSHFTRSLVCSRVTEEGGRITLSGRRLTATAADGTREERELERDEEILGVYRERFGIELDKVPTLRNPA, from the coding sequence ATGAACTCAGCACAGGTTGATGCCTATCTGCGCCGACTGGGAGCCGAGCAGCCGGCGTGGCCCACCGTCGACGCGCTGCGCGAACTGCACCTGCGTCACCTGCGGACCGTGCCGTTCGAGAACCTCTCGATCCATCTGGGCGAGGAGATCGTGCTGGAGGAGAAGCGGCTGCTGGACAAGGTGGTGGGGGCGCGGCGGGGCGGGTTCTGTTACGAACTCAACGGCTCCTTCGGGGCGTTGCTGGCCGCGCTGGGGTACGACGTGACGCTGCTGGCGGGGCGGGTGTACGGGGACGGGGGACGGCTCGGGATCCCGTACGACCATCTCGCGCTGCGGGTACGGACGGTGGACAGGGGTGACTGGCTGGCCGATGTCGGGTTCGGGGCGCACAGCCACCTGCCGTTGGCGTTCGGGGACCGGGGCGAGCAGAAGGACCCGGGGGGCACGTTCCGGATCGTCGAGGCGGGGCCGGACGCGGCCGGGGTGCGCGGCGGGCACGGCACGGTGGAGGCGGCGGACCTGGACGTGTTCCGGGACGGCGGAGCGCAGTACCGCCTGGAAGTGCGGCCGCGGGCGCTCGGTGACTTCGTGGCCGGGGCGTGGTGGCACAGCACGTCGCCGGTCTCGCATTTCACGCGGTCGCTGGTCTGTTCGCGGGTGACGGAGGAGGGAGGGCGGATCACGCTCAGCGGGCGCAGGCTCACGGCGACGGCGGCCGACGGGACGCGGGAGGAGCGGGAGCTGGAGAGGGATGAGGAGATCCTTGGGGTGTACCGGGAGCGGTTCGGGATCGAGCTCGACAAGGTGCCGACGCTGCGAAATCCGGCGTAG
- a CDS encoding ComEC/Rec2 family competence protein, whose product MRSLPGPPARQDDEASSAPRPTRSPVHASSGTRLGTARPRQEGPTDLRLVPPALAAWGTAALALDASPAWVCGLVIGCLVAVGLLPLARRARVASWPRASAAALLLCVAAAAASAGLHGADLRRGPVPGLAREYATVTAEVELTSDPRLTRPKVRGDHVAPTAVLIDADVRRLQMAGGTTVTTRAPVLVIVDVGAASPGRFVGGRGRSPWLGLLPSTRLRVSARLAPAMTGGDRVAAVLRVRDQGAPDVVGEPSGPQRLAGRLRTGLREATDGLPADPRALLPGLVVGDTSRITPELEEAFKETDLTHTLAVSGANFTILLALLLGPPGLAQHVERRGLAPRLGISLRGTAVLGGVLSLGFVVVCRPDPSVVRAAACGAVALLALATGRRRSMIPALATAVLLLVLYDPWLARSYGFLLSVVATGALLTLAPRWSAGLRRRGVPPRLAEALGAAAAAQALCAPVVAVLSARVSLVAVPCNLLAEFAIAPATVLGFAALATAPVAMPVAEALAWCAHWPAGWIARIARAGAALPGGGVDWPGSWAGAALLLAVTLVVVLVGRRLLGHPWWCAVCGLLLALVVVQPPPLTRVVTGWPPPGWRLVMCDVGQGDAMVLAAGEGTGVVVDAGPDPRLVDHCLRSLGISRVPLVVLTHFHADHVAGLPGVLRGRAVGAIETTGFEEPADQAAFVRRLAAARRIPVTRAAAGEQRRTGELSWQVVWPPPDPPPSPPPNPSPSPPLDSPPWTLTPPGTPPPPGLLPPQGRPPQMPPGGTPVHPPVPEGPNDASVAMLVRTAGLRLLLLGDLEPPAQRALARSPAAEALEGVDVLKVAHHGSAYQDPGLIGRVAPRLALISCGEGNSYGHPAPGTVAALRAGGAAVLRTDRDGALAVAGGGGELRVARD is encoded by the coding sequence ATGAGGAGCCTCCCCGGCCCGCCGGCGCGGCAGGACGACGAGGCCTCATCCGCGCCCCGTCCCACCCGGTCGCCCGTGCACGCCTCCTCCGGCACCCGTCTCGGCACCGCCCGGCCACGCCAGGAGGGCCCGACGGACCTGCGGCTCGTACCACCCGCCCTGGCTGCCTGGGGCACGGCGGCGCTGGCGCTGGACGCGTCTCCGGCGTGGGTGTGCGGCCTCGTGATCGGCTGCCTGGTGGCCGTCGGACTGCTGCCGTTGGCCCGGCGGGCCCGGGTGGCGTCCTGGCCGCGTGCCTCCGCCGCCGCCCTGCTGCTGTGTGTCGCGGCGGCCGCCGCCTCGGCCGGGCTGCACGGGGCGGATCTGCGCCGGGGGCCCGTGCCCGGCCTGGCGCGGGAGTACGCGACGGTGACGGCCGAGGTCGAGCTCACATCCGACCCGCGGCTCACCCGGCCGAAGGTCCGGGGTGATCATGTGGCTCCGACGGCCGTGCTGATCGACGCCGATGTGCGGCGCCTCCAGATGGCGGGCGGCACCACGGTGACGACACGGGCGCCGGTGCTGGTGATCGTGGATGTAGGCGCTGCTTCGCCCGGCCGGTTCGTCGGTGGGCGGGGGCGGTCACCGTGGCTCGGCCTGCTGCCCTCGACGCGGCTGCGGGTCAGTGCGCGGCTGGCACCCGCGATGACGGGCGGCGACCGGGTCGCGGCCGTGCTGCGGGTGCGGGACCAGGGCGCACCGGACGTGGTGGGGGAGCCCTCGGGGCCGCAGCGGCTCGCCGGGCGGCTGCGCACCGGGCTGAGGGAGGCGACCGACGGGCTGCCGGCGGACCCCCGGGCGCTGCTGCCCGGCCTCGTGGTCGGGGACACCTCGCGGATCACTCCGGAGCTGGAGGAGGCGTTCAAGGAGACCGACCTCACACACACGCTGGCCGTGTCCGGGGCCAACTTCACGATCCTCCTCGCGCTGCTGCTCGGCCCGCCGGGCCTGGCGCAGCACGTCGAGCGGCGGGGCCTCGCGCCTCGGCTCGGCATCTCCCTGCGCGGGACGGCGGTGCTCGGGGGCGTGCTCTCGCTCGGTTTCGTCGTCGTGTGCCGACCGGATCCGAGCGTGGTGCGCGCCGCGGCCTGCGGAGCCGTGGCGCTGCTCGCCCTGGCGACCGGCCGCCGGAGGTCGATGATCCCCGCGCTGGCGACGGCGGTCCTGCTGCTGGTGCTGTACGACCCGTGGCTGGCGCGGAGTTACGGTTTCCTGCTGTCCGTCGTGGCGACCGGTGCCCTGCTCACGCTCGCGCCGCGCTGGAGCGCCGGACTCCGGCGGCGCGGGGTACCGCCGCGACTGGCCGAGGCGCTGGGTGCCGCGGCGGCCGCGCAGGCGCTGTGCGCGCCCGTCGTCGCCGTGCTGTCGGCGCGGGTGAGTCTGGTGGCCGTGCCGTGCAATCTGCTCGCGGAGTTCGCGATCGCGCCGGCGACCGTGCTGGGGTTCGCGGCGTTGGCCACGGCGCCGGTGGCGATGCCGGTGGCCGAGGCCCTCGCGTGGTGCGCGCACTGGCCCGCCGGATGGATCGCGCGGATCGCCCGGGCCGGGGCGGCGCTGCCGGGCGGGGGAGTGGACTGGCCGGGCAGTTGGGCGGGCGCGGCGCTGCTCCTGGCCGTGACCCTGGTCGTGGTGCTCGTCGGGCGGCGGCTGCTCGGGCATCCCTGGTGGTGCGCGGTGTGCGGACTGCTGCTGGCGCTGGTGGTGGTGCAGCCGCCGCCGCTGACCCGGGTGGTCACGGGCTGGCCGCCGCCGGGCTGGCGGCTGGTGATGTGTGACGTGGGGCAGGGCGACGCCATGGTGCTCGCGGCGGGCGAGGGGACCGGCGTGGTGGTGGACGCCGGGCCCGACCCGCGGCTCGTCGACCACTGTCTGCGCTCACTGGGCATCAGCAGGGTCCCGTTGGTCGTGCTCACCCACTTCCACGCCGATCACGTGGCGGGCCTGCCCGGGGTGCTGCGTGGCCGGGCCGTGGGCGCGATCGAGACGACGGGGTTCGAAGAGCCCGCCGACCAGGCCGCGTTCGTGCGGAGGCTGGCGGCGGCGCGGCGGATCCCCGTGACGCGGGCGGCGGCCGGAGAGCAGCGGCGGACGGGGGAGTTGTCGTGGCAGGTGGTGTGGCCGCCGCCGGACCCGCCCCCGAGCCCGCCGCCGAACCCGTCCCCGAGCCCGCCGCTGGACTCGCCTCCGTGGACCCTGACACCGCCGGGGACACCGCCACCGCCGGGCCTACTGCCACCGCAGGGGAGACCGCCGCAGATGCCTCCAGGAGGCACACCGGTCCACCCGCCGGTGCCGGAAGGGCCGAACGACGCCAGCGTCGCCATGCTGGTCCGCACGGCCGGACTGCGCCTGCTGCTCCTCGGAGACCTGGAGCCCCCGGCGCAGCGGGCGCTGGCGAGGTCACCCGCGGCGGAGGCGCTGGAGGGTGTGGACGTGCTGAAGGTCGCCCACCACGGCTCGGCCTACCAGGACCCGGGACTCATAGGCCGGGTGGCCCCGCGGCTGGCCCTCATCTCCTGCGGCGAGGGCAACTCCTACGGGCACCCGGCGCCCGGCACGGTCGCGGCGCTGCGCGCCGGGGGCGCGGCGGTGCTGCGGACGGACCGGGACGGCGCGCTCGCGGTCGCAGGAGGCGGCGGAGAGCTGAGGGTGGCGCGAGACTGA